The Rhinolophus sinicus isolate RSC01 unplaced genomic scaffold, ASM3656204v1 Contig22, whole genome shotgun sequence sequence AGACAATCACGGTAGGGACCGAGAGGATCACGCAGGATCCAGTTGATACTCAACAAGGAAGGCCTTGTCAGGCACACAGAGGAATCCTCCGCTCCCAGGTGCGGCAGGAAGTCCCTACCCCCCACATGGATTACAGCGCTGTCTTTACCACTGTTAACCACTCCAGAAAGAGCAGGCTAGGTGCTGGTCACCAATCGATTGCTGCCGCATCCCCTTCCCTCAAAGGCACGCAACCCCTGCTCTATGTACACCAGGGATTCGGCCCTCCTGCGGCCTGAGGCACCCTAAAGTGCGAGGAACCCACCGTAAAACAAAGGCTCCTGTGGAGGTGAAAGTACCTCAGGAAGTCTACCCTTCAGCCCCAGAGATCCTTCCTGCAGTAGCTCCTGAGTGGCAACGCCCTCCTCTCAGGCACCACTCACACAAATTCCGGGACCCTCCGGGATGCCAGCACAAGGGCAGAAGTCCTTAGCCTGTCCGTGATGTAGACTGAATAATGCCATCCCCTACGTCCAGGCCACTGGGTGAAGAAACGCTCACAGTGCACAGCTTGGCAGAAGCGTTTCAGCCCAACCCCGTGCTCCTCCACTTTGTCCCTTTGTGTCTCACCATCACTCATGAGACCCAGTATTTCACATGAGGGCACATCTTCTGCAGGAAGCCACGTATCCCTGGCAGGTCTCCCTTTCCCCTGTTACCCGAGCGAGCAGACCAGCGGTGTCACTAATGGACGCGTCACTAATGAGACACGGTGTCACTCATTGCCTGTCCCTCAGTCCATACCTAAAGGAGGAGCGCAGAGCCCGCGGCAGTGTGACGCACAGATCACGTCATACCACGCCGCTGCACTTCACCGCACACTGCCTTAAATGCCGCTCACGGGGGCAGAGGTCTTGAGTGCCCATAAGCTGTCAATATTCCCAGTGGACACTCCAAGGGTCCGTGACCTCTAGGTCTCAAAGTCACCTGTGTTGCGTCCTGTCAGTGCGGCCGCCATCCAAAAGAAGGAATATACACGAAAGTGTCTTAGACACGGGGAGGTCACCGGGTCTGAACCCTGTGTCTGGTACCTTCGCACAGGTCATGGCATCATCCATTTCAGGAGcctgtcttttatttcctcctcaccGCAACCCCAAAATCTATGTCCTCAAAGGAAGAAGCACAGCCTCTCGGGAATTGTGCTTCCTGCTGtattctgggctccagttctAGAGTcctgctctgcccccaccccacacacagcacAATCCACAGGCTGCAGCTCATAGCCCACCCCTGGAGGCGGTCTGCTCAATACACAAACGTGGCCTCTCAGACACACAACACAGACACGGCAGCAATGCTCAACTTCTTTATATCTCTGTCACTGCCGCTCCAGAGAGCTGGCACAAATGCTCTGAATCTTCCTCGGGAGACCCACCCGTCCAGTCGGTGCTGTGCAAAAGAACAAAGGGGACTGATTATGCCACCACTCCCATCTGCAGATGCTCCTAGCTCTTGTTCTGCTCGGCCACATCCCACGCGCTGCCTTCTGCCTCTCAGGATCAGCAGTGCCCCAACACGTACACACGACAagcgggcacacacacacatgagtaaACCCATGGAGGTGTCGCGCGACCACGAGACCTACCCACCAGTTGGGTGAGCGGGTAGCACACCAGTCCCCCATAAAATCCCACTGCAATCCACCCTTTGCGTTTTAAATAGAGACGTGCAGATATTCTATTGGCATTACCAGGATCATGGTCTTGACTGTGGGGCCCTCACGGTTTCTGTAAAATTTCAAAGGGAGTTACAATATCCACATTGTAAAGGGATAGGACAGGACTGGCGGGGTCTCTGCCTCGATGGTATGGAGGGGCACCCTAGGGACTCAAGCTGAAGGAGTTTCAAGAGGCCCCAATGGCAGGCCCCAGAGCGCCAGGGAGGCCACCTGGGAAATGCGGTCAGGAACACTCCTTCTGCCTTGGTGTCCCGGGGCATTGGCATGAAACCTCAGATCGGTTGAAGCCTATCGCTTCCCCTTACGCTCTGTGCACTGAGGCCCCCCCGCCCCAGGTTCTGCGGTAAGCCTCTGCCCCACTCCCAGCGGGAACATCAGGTGGCTCCCATTCTCctttgagcctcggtttccccttcGCTTCCTGCAGTGAGACTCCCCTGTGCCCCACACCACACAGCCCAAGGGGCCCCCCCCCATGGGCTTCCTCCCAGGTCCCTCCCCTCTCGTCTTTATCCCCCGGGTAGAACTGGACCGGCTCGGTCCACAGGTCCTCGCTGTTGATCTGGCAGAGGAAACAGGGCACGCAGCTCAGGGCAGGGCCAAGCGGCCACCTACCTCTAGCTTCCATCAGCATCAGTTCTGACCATGTTCAGAGGGATCGCACCTCAGCTTTCCGGCTAGACCCTGGAAAGTTGTGGTCAGACAACCAATTGAAGAAGTTAAGGCCCGTGCTGTCATGCCTGCGACTGCTGCATCCACGTTCATAGTCCCAGAACCAGCAGACTGACGTGGAACGAGATGCCCTATACCCTGGAGGAAGACACGAGGAACATGACGGACACACTGGCCCAGCACCCGTGCCTCGCCCCTTGTGCCCAGTCTCTACCTATCGTGAGCACCACCACTTACCAGCAAAGCTAACGTGATACTCCTTGATGATCACTTCATTGTGGAAGTAGGGGTTACTCCGAAAGAAAAACTTCAGCTGACAGTGATACCTGGGGTGGCTCAATTCCTGCACCTGCCACGTCCGAGAGGTCGAGAAAAGTGACATGTCTTCTAGCTTGCTGAGCTTGCGTGCTGGCAGCACTCGGGCCCCTTCTCCAAATCACACCACCCTTCCGGgcgcccccagccctgctcccactGCCGCCAACCCTGGCACATCATCTCACCTCCAGATTGGTCATGTAGCTAAGCATGTCTTCATCTTGGCCACTGATCAAGGCTGACAAGTGGGGGTGGTTCAGAATCTGCGCTCTGGTCAAGGAGTCTTCATGCTGTGGGAGGCAGAGGCAACAGCAGCCCAGCTAGTCTGGGATAGAGGCGGTACTGCTGTGGCACGTGGCAGGATGCTAGGCCTTGCCACCCACCCAATGCCTCAGCCCCTGCCTTTCATCCTACGTGCGTAGGACTGTGCTATCCCAGGCTGCGGGTTCATCTGATGCTGCCTGTGATGACACGAGGTGGCTGTGCTTGCTGATTTATCCCTGTTCTGCACCTGACTTGTGTGTACCCGTGCTCAAAAAGCACTGCGTATGATGTCCGACTCCTGTGTCCACATTCCCcgtcggggggggggggttgtttgttcCCATGAAGCTGTGTCCACACTCAGCTCCTCGAGATACCTGCGTGCGGAAGGGGGCTCTGTTTTACTCAGACCTAGCCCTGTGAttgcgtttgtgtgtgtgagaggggggCACTGGGGATTTGCGTGGACGCGTTCTGGTAGCAGCGCTGTAGCCCGCTCCTCAGCTCGACTAGCAGAGTGGTGTCTTGGGAAGGACGGCGGCATCCAACCGCTTTACACCTACCGCTTAACACCCACATACAACACCTACCGGTGCTTTGGCACTCGACTGTGGAACAACTACCCGCACACAGAGTGCCTGGGAGGAGTGTGTGTGCTCCATTTCTGCTGCGATTGCCCAGGACACTGTGTCCTTGAAATGTCTGCAGTGTGTCAGATACCGCCGTTGCCGGGCACACTCCCTGAGGCCAAGGAAGTGTGCTCGGGTCACCGCTGTGTCGAAAGGATTGGACCATAGTTTCTGCTCAGACGCCTGAGGACTCTCCTGGTCCTCCTACACCTGACCCCAGACGCGTGCTTCGAGGCACTggcccttccctcagcccttacCGGGCTTCCACCTGGCCTTTGTCTTTTCTGCCTGCCGTGGCTGTCTTCCGCTCAGCAGCATACCCCAGGCGTCACCCCTAAGGATACGGCTTTGGCCCAGAAGCCATGGATGCACTGGATGATATTCCTTCACGCTCCAGATGAGGCTGCCTGCTCTGACAGATCTTGCGCCTCAGCCGATAGTAGCGCGACTGTGCCGGGCCTTCTCAACCCTCACCTGTAACTGAAGGGCCTGCAGCAGCTCCAGTGGGGACTGCTGGCTGTCCCAGACGGCGTGGTGCCAGCAGGGCCGGCCCAGGCTTGTCCTTCCACACCGGGGCCTGTGACTCCTCCTCACTCCCAACACACCGCACTGCTTCTGTCCGTCCCCCATGACCCCGAGTTCCTCCACGTGCCGCACCTCCTCAATCATCGTCCACAGCCTCCTGGGCCACCACTTCCTCTTCTGTCACGACCTCTACCTCATGTGCGACGTCCTTTACAAGCAGCACTGCCTCATGTGGCCACGCGCgggcccctccttcctgctccgaCGCCACGCTGAGGATGGAGGCCTCTGCCACCCTCGCACCTgcggcggcctgcagggtctccgGGAGCCCCGCTGGGCCGGGGCACTGTCGGGCCGCTGCCTGTTGAAGGCACGGTTCCACAGCTAAGTCATCCGAGGACTCCCAGACCGCCAGAcctgcccccttcccagcctcactCGCCATGGGGCCCTGCTCTAAGCTGTGCAGTGGAGAAGGCGTGGAAGGCGGACGCTCGTGTCTTCAGAGCCGACCAGGCCGCCAGAAGCCTCGGGCCCTAGAGCCGGGCTTCTGGGTTTGGCTGCCTGCCTCAGGCATGTAGTGCGCATGTGCTGAGTGCCCGCGCCCCCACTCAATCCGCTGCAAGGATGCCAGAGCCCCGCTCAGTCCCGgtccctggccctgcctggctAAGGACCTCCTATCCAGCTGCTCCCATCCCACCCGTTTGCTTCTTGGCCTGGCTCCTTCCTCAGGCTCACCATAAGCACCTTCGCAACTCGCACTCCTGGAGCCCCCTACCAAAATCAGCCTGCAGCGACGCCCtgcagctggcctctgggtgttttCATGGCCGGGGCGCCACCTACTGGCACACTGGACGCTATGCCCTCCACCAAAATCACAGTCCTGTAGCAATTGTCAAACTGTTCCACATGGAGCTCTCAGGAAATAGCCCAGGGAATACATGACCTGGCCTACACAGGGTATCCCTGGAATAGGCATATGTGAGAAGCAACCTGCAGACACTGCCATGGACACTATATGTAGGAGGGCGTGGACTTCATATTTGCAGAATTGACCGCCTGTACTCAAGGGGAAATAAACACCTTATTAACACAGGTCATTCTGTTgccctttccctctgtttctcttttctctcctctctctctctctctctctctctctctctcctctctctctccgtcTGTCTATCTCTGTTTATCCTTCTCACACtgacctcctccctccttccctgcctcgcTGACTCCCTGCCTCCTCACTCTCTTCTCAGGtacctctccttctctctgtctttctattcTTATGTCCTTCTCTTTGTGATACCTTTATTTTGTGGCTGTCACGCACCCATTTTCTTGTATCTCGCACTATCGTGTGCTATGAGGTCCAACAAGGTGGAGCTTTGGCGAATAAAGCACATAGTAGAGTGTCTTGTTCACCCACCACTCAATTGCCGTGAAGAGAAGCTGAGTCTCCGTATGGTCACACCTTTGTAAGCTCCTCACTTTGTTCATGCCATGTGTTCCTTTTTTCAACAGATTCTAGGAACACTGACAAACATCCCTCCACCTGGGCCATGTCACTGCAGAAGTTTTGGAGTCTCGAGCTAGCATTACACTTACACAATTTCTTCCTTGTCTTGGTGAACACTGAGAACATTGCTTGGAGGAGAAGAAGGGATGAGCTGTGCTGCTCCCTGCTAAGCAGCTCAGACAGATGCACACCTTCCCTGTTGCGGTCAGTAGGGATTGAATACTCACAACACAAATGCTAGGGCAAGCGGTCGTGCTGCTGGGCAGCACGCACAGCAGAGTGCTCTCCAGCCGACCCTGTCCTTCCAAACTTGTTGACCGTGACTGAGAATAAACTGTGGAGGATTTCCGTAAGGCTCACCATCCGATGCTGTGACTGAAGACAGCAGTGGAATAAAGTCAGGCTCACCAAAATCACCCCAAGCCGTTTTGTTCTTATACAAGTAACCTCAGGGAAAAGTTTCTCATTTGCTTGACGGGAACATAAACAAATGTGTCTGataagggttttcttttcctctaccctATGCTGATTGGTTCCATTTGGTCTACTGTGTGTACAGCCCCTGTCGGCCaacaaaggtgttttttttttccttcctttttttaactctGTTCTATCCAAAGAGGGAGGCAAGGACACTGCTGCAGTGTCTCTGCCCACATATGGCACTGCATCAGTGACACTGTTGCTCAGAACTCTGTGGTTTGGCAGTTCCCAATAGCCCAAAACACAGGtgctttttctttcatgagaCGTATCGTAATTCACTGTACTCACATACATCTACACGAGGACGCACACACCGTAGCTCCCCATACCAATGCATCCATATACCTCTCTAATTATCCAAGTATATCcctatctatatttatctatatgaTTCTGCACGTAACTGCTCATGTCACTGAGAAAGCTCACAAAATCCATTTCTCCTCCCATCGATTTTCAGGAAATGATGGGAAAACTACGAATGctctggaggaggaggaatggTCAGTGGGACCCATGACGGAGATGCAGGGCCTGGCAAGAGGTAAGGATCGAAGCCTGGGACATTTGAAGCAGAGTTCTCCGCCTTCACGGGTCCGCTGGACAAATT is a genomic window containing:
- the LOC141569858 gene encoding testis-specific Y-encoded protein 1-like produces the protein MGDGQKQCGVLGVRRSHRPRCGRTSLGRPCWHHAVWDSQQSPLELLQALQLQHEDSLTRAQILNHPHLSALISGQDEDMLSYMTNLEVQELSHPRYHCQLKFFFRSNPYFHNEVIIKEYHVSFAGYRASRSTSVCWFWDYERGCSSRRHDSTGLNFFNWLSDHNFPGSSRKAEINSEDLWTEPVQFYPGDKDERGGTWEEAHGGGPLGLC